A single Cellulomonas sp. SLBN-39 DNA region contains:
- the hflX gene encoding GTPase HflX, with amino-acid sequence MDDREHTTDVTPQASARSAQEVADDVVARVLARAGTALQAGGTHHSTFDGDQLDLEERTSLRRVANLSTELEDVTEVEYRQLRLEKVVLVGLWGAGTAQDAEISLRELAALAETAGSQVLDGLLQRRRTPDPGTYLGSGKAAELAAVVAAVGADTVVVDGELAPSQRRALEDVVRVKVVDRTALILDIFAQHAKSREGKAQVELAQLEYLLPRLRGWGESMSRQAGGQVGGAGAGMGSRGPGETKIELDRRRIRNRMAKLRREIAAMEPARVTKRASRKRNAIPSVAIAGYTNAGKSSLLNRLTNAGVLVENALFATLDPTVRRAETGDGRVYTLADTVGFVRALPHQLVEAFRSTLEEVADADLLLHVVDASHPDPEGQLAAVRHVFADIPGAMDVPEIVVLNKADLASPEVLARLRSREVHAVAVSAHTGAGIDELQALVADQLPRPGVTVDLVVPYSRGDLVSRVHEHGDLQQEEHVAEGTRLRARVDESLASELRAAAV; translated from the coding sequence GTGGACGACCGAGAGCACACCACCGACGTGACGCCGCAGGCGTCGGCGCGCAGCGCGCAGGAGGTGGCCGACGACGTCGTCGCACGGGTGCTCGCCCGGGCCGGGACCGCACTGCAGGCCGGCGGCACGCACCACAGCACGTTCGACGGCGACCAGCTCGACCTCGAGGAGCGCACGTCGCTGCGCCGCGTGGCGAACCTGTCGACCGAGCTCGAGGACGTCACGGAGGTCGAGTACCGCCAGCTGCGGCTCGAGAAGGTCGTGCTCGTGGGCCTCTGGGGCGCGGGCACGGCGCAGGACGCCGAGATCTCGCTCCGCGAGCTCGCCGCGCTCGCCGAGACGGCGGGCTCGCAGGTGCTCGACGGTCTGCTCCAGCGCCGGCGCACCCCGGACCCCGGCACGTACCTCGGCTCCGGCAAGGCGGCCGAGCTGGCCGCGGTGGTCGCCGCCGTCGGGGCCGACACCGTGGTCGTCGACGGCGAGCTCGCGCCCTCCCAGCGGCGGGCCCTGGAGGACGTCGTGCGGGTCAAGGTCGTCGACCGGACCGCGCTGATCCTCGACATCTTCGCCCAGCACGCGAAGTCCCGGGAGGGCAAGGCGCAGGTCGAGCTCGCGCAGCTGGAGTACCTGCTCCCGCGCCTGCGCGGGTGGGGCGAGTCGATGAGCCGCCAGGCGGGCGGCCAGGTCGGCGGCGCCGGTGCGGGCATGGGCTCGCGCGGTCCCGGCGAGACGAAGATCGAGCTCGACCGTCGGCGCATCCGCAACCGCATGGCGAAGCTGCGCCGCGAGATCGCCGCGATGGAGCCCGCCCGCGTGACCAAGCGGGCGTCCCGCAAGCGCAACGCGATCCCGTCGGTCGCGATCGCCGGGTATACGAACGCCGGCAAGTCCTCGCTGCTCAACCGGCTGACCAACGCCGGTGTGCTCGTCGAGAACGCCCTGTTCGCGACGCTCGACCCCACGGTCCGGCGGGCCGAGACCGGAGACGGGCGCGTCTACACCCTCGCCGACACGGTCGGGTTCGTCCGCGCGCTGCCGCACCAGCTCGTCGAGGCGTTCCGCTCGACCCTGGAGGAGGTCGCGGACGCCGACCTGCTGCTGCACGTCGTGGACGCCTCGCACCCGGACCCGGAGGGGCAGCTCGCCGCCGTGCGGCACGTGTTCGCCGACATCCCCGGCGCGATGGACGTCCCCGAGATCGTCGTGCTCAACAAGGCCGACCTGGCCTCGCCCGAGGTGCTGGCGCGCCTGCGCTCGCGCGAGGTGCACGCGGTCGCGGTCTCCGCGCACACCGGTGCGGGCATCGACGAGCTGCAGGCCCTGGTGGCCGACCAGCTCCCGCGGCCCGGCGTCACGGTCGACCTCGTCGTGCCGTACTCGCGCGGCGACCTGGTCAGCCGGGTCCACGAGCACGGCGACCTCCAGCAGGAGGAGCACGTCGCGGAGGGCACCCGCCTGCGGGCCCGGGTCGACGAGTCGCTCGCGTCCGAGCTGCGGGCCGCGGCGGTCTGA
- a CDS encoding class I SAM-dependent methyltransferase, whose product MTGTDDPQGEHYFTARPASAAQRRTVRVRLAGQDLEVETAGGVFSPDHVDLGTQVLLRTVPQPPATGDLLDLGCGWGPVALTLALASPDARVWAVDVNERALDLVRRNAARLGLANVVAAAPDDVPDDVRFATCWSNPPVRIGKPALHDLLRRWLPRVAPGGDAWLVVGKNLGADPLQRWLTDEADLPTTREASAKGFRVLRVAP is encoded by the coding sequence GTGACCGGCACCGACGACCCGCAGGGCGAGCACTACTTCACGGCACGTCCGGCCTCGGCGGCGCAGCGCAGGACCGTGCGCGTGCGCCTGGCCGGGCAGGACCTCGAGGTCGAGACCGCCGGCGGCGTGTTCTCCCCCGACCACGTCGACCTCGGGACGCAGGTGCTGCTGCGGACCGTCCCGCAGCCACCCGCGACCGGCGACCTGCTGGACCTCGGGTGCGGCTGGGGCCCGGTCGCGCTGACGCTCGCGCTCGCGTCCCCCGACGCGCGCGTGTGGGCGGTCGACGTCAACGAGCGCGCGCTCGACCTCGTGCGGCGCAACGCCGCGCGCCTCGGCCTGGCCAACGTCGTCGCCGCGGCCCCCGACGACGTGCCGGACGACGTGCGGTTCGCGACCTGCTGGTCGAACCCGCCGGTGCGGATCGGCAAGCCCGCGCTGCACGACCTGCTGCGCCGCTGGCTGCCCCGCGTCGCGCCGGGCGGGGACGCGTGGCTCGTCGTCGGCAAGAACCTCGGCGCGGACCCGCTGCAGCGCTGGCTGACCGACGAGGCGGACCTGCCCACGACGCGCGAGGCGAGCGCCAAGGGCTTCCGCGTCCTGCGCGTCGCCCCGTGA
- a CDS encoding MFS transporter codes for MSAGTTETPGATSPDALWRARRTTSLAMFALVVLVAFESFAVTTVMPEVAGVLDGRSLYAFAFAGPLATGVVGMVLAGAWADRRGPAAPFTAGTVVFVLGLVVAGVATSMPVLVAGRLAQGLGGGVVNVTLLVAVARAYPAVLHPRVFAWFSTAWVLPSVVGPAVAGFLAELAGWRWVFLGVALLVVPATVPLLGAVRGLGPVRHDDAPGAEGGPAGRDDAGRRLLWAVLVAAAVLALNVAAQLPRPWSAPVAVVAAVAAVAAARPLLPRGTLRARPGLPSVITTRVLVSGAFFGAQVYVPYLLVDRDGWSTSASGLGLSTAALAWSASSVVQGRLGHRLPSRAAVRIGTGLVAVAVVGTTVATALGLPAWAVVTVWTAAGAGMGMASSRLNVLVLGWSAPHDQGRNSAAHTIGDSVGASLALALTGVLVVLAGGGDGYTGPGPFVAAFALTAVLALGAAAAAPRVGVPPTERAPAAGAAVPSTGTPAPDAGTSSPLAADGTAPTSASST; via the coding sequence GTGAGCGCCGGGACCACCGAGACCCCCGGGGCGACGTCGCCCGACGCGCTGTGGCGCGCGCGGCGCACGACGTCGTTGGCGATGTTCGCGCTCGTGGTGCTCGTGGCGTTCGAGTCGTTCGCCGTCACCACCGTGATGCCCGAGGTCGCCGGCGTGCTGGACGGGCGCTCGCTGTACGCGTTCGCGTTCGCGGGTCCGCTCGCGACCGGCGTGGTCGGCATGGTGCTGGCGGGCGCGTGGGCCGACCGCCGGGGACCGGCCGCACCGTTCACGGCCGGGACCGTCGTCTTCGTCCTGGGCCTCGTCGTGGCAGGCGTGGCGACGAGCATGCCGGTGCTCGTCGCAGGAAGGCTCGCGCAGGGCCTGGGGGGCGGCGTGGTCAACGTGACGCTGCTCGTGGCCGTGGCACGCGCGTACCCCGCGGTGCTGCACCCCCGCGTCTTCGCATGGTTCTCGACCGCGTGGGTGCTGCCGTCGGTCGTCGGTCCCGCGGTGGCGGGGTTCCTCGCCGAGCTCGCGGGGTGGCGCTGGGTGTTCCTCGGCGTCGCGCTGCTGGTCGTGCCCGCGACCGTGCCGCTGCTGGGTGCGGTCCGCGGCCTGGGGCCCGTGCGGCACGACGACGCCCCGGGCGCCGAGGGCGGGCCGGCGGGGCGGGACGACGCGGGCCGGCGCCTGCTCTGGGCCGTGCTCGTCGCCGCCGCCGTGCTCGCGCTCAACGTCGCCGCCCAGCTGCCACGACCCTGGTCGGCGCCGGTCGCGGTGGTCGCCGCCGTCGCGGCCGTGGCCGCAGCACGGCCGCTGCTGCCGCGCGGCACGCTGCGGGCACGGCCCGGCCTGCCGTCGGTGATCACGACCCGCGTGCTCGTGTCCGGCGCGTTCTTCGGCGCGCAGGTGTACGTGCCGTACCTGCTCGTGGACCGCGACGGCTGGTCGACCTCGGCGAGCGGCCTGGGGCTGTCGACCGCCGCCCTGGCGTGGTCGGCGTCCTCGGTCGTGCAGGGCCGCCTCGGGCACCGCCTGCCCAGCCGGGCCGCGGTCCGGATCGGCACGGGACTCGTGGCCGTGGCCGTCGTCGGCACGACCGTCGCGACGGCGCTCGGCCTGCCGGCGTGGGCGGTCGTGACCGTGTGGACGGCCGCCGGAGCCGGCATGGGCATGGCGTCGTCGCGCCTCAACGTGCTGGTCCTGGGCTGGTCGGCCCCGCACGACCAGGGCCGCAACTCCGCCGCGCACACCATCGGCGACTCGGTCGGCGCCTCCCTCGCGCTCGCCCTGACCGGGGTCCTCGTCGTGCTCGCGGGCGGCGGCGACGGCTACACGGGACCGGGGCCGTTCGTCGCCGCGTTCGCCCTCACGGCGGTGCTCGCGCTCGGCGCCGCCGCAGCAGCCCCGCGCGTCGGCGTCCCGCCCACCGAGCGGGCGCCGGCAGCGGGCGCCGCGGTGCCGTCGACCGGGACGCCGGCGCCGGACGCCGGGACGTCGTCGCCGCTCGCCGCCGACGGCACCGCCCCGACCAGCGCGTCCAGCACCTGA
- the dapF gene encoding diaminopimelate epimerase: protein MTATAPAPAAVDAPQARLAVVKGHGTRNDFVLLDDRDGVLDVTPALVRLLCDRRGGVGGDGLIRVVRAAHVPQAPAGAEWFMDYRNADGSLAQMCGNGVRVFARYLQHLGLWSPADGDLPVGTRAGLRTVRAVQAAPEVGDATWFAVDMGPATVVGGPDALADGGDATVDVDGLTVTRPGLSVDVGNPHTVVVLAQDDDLDRADLTHAPRVLPVPAEGTNVELVVPAGESRRADGTLVGRLRMRVHERGVGETQSCGTGACAAAAAVRAWAGPDAPAVWLVDVPGGTVEVTARPDGHVVLAGPAVLVADVDVALDALPA, encoded by the coding sequence ATGACCGCGACCGCCCCCGCACCCGCCGCCGTCGACGCCCCGCAGGCGCGCCTCGCGGTGGTCAAGGGCCACGGCACCCGCAACGACTTCGTCCTGCTCGACGACCGCGACGGCGTGCTCGACGTGACCCCCGCGCTCGTGCGGCTGCTGTGCGACCGGCGCGGCGGGGTCGGCGGGGACGGGCTGATCCGCGTCGTCCGTGCCGCGCACGTGCCGCAGGCCCCCGCCGGGGCCGAGTGGTTCATGGACTACCGCAACGCCGACGGCTCGCTCGCCCAGATGTGCGGCAACGGCGTGCGCGTGTTCGCCCGCTACCTCCAGCACCTCGGCCTGTGGTCGCCCGCCGACGGCGACCTGCCCGTGGGCACCCGCGCCGGGCTGCGGACCGTGCGGGCCGTCCAGGCCGCGCCCGAGGTCGGGGACGCCACCTGGTTCGCCGTCGACATGGGCCCGGCGACGGTGGTCGGGGGGCCGGACGCGCTCGCGGACGGCGGGGACGCGACGGTCGACGTCGACGGGCTCACCGTGACGCGACCGGGCCTGTCGGTCGACGTCGGCAACCCCCACACCGTCGTCGTGCTGGCCCAGGACGACGACCTCGACCGCGCCGACCTGACCCACGCGCCCCGGGTGCTGCCGGTGCCCGCCGAGGGGACCAACGTCGAGCTGGTCGTGCCCGCGGGGGAGTCCCGGCGCGCCGACGGCACGCTCGTCGGACGCCTGCGGATGCGTGTGCACGAGCGCGGGGTCGGCGAGACGCAGTCCTGCGGCACGGGCGCGTGCGCCGCGGCAGCAGCGGTGCGCGCGTGGGCCGGCCCCGACGCCCCCGCCGTCTGGCTCGTCGACGTGCCCGGCGGCACCGTCGAGGTCACGGCCCGCCCCGACGGGCACGTCGTGCTGGCCGGGCCCGCCGTGCTCGTCGCCGACGTCGACGTGGCCCTCGACGCGCTCCCTGCGTGA
- the miaA gene encoding tRNA (adenosine(37)-N6)-dimethylallyltransferase MiaA produces MSVVVAVVGPTATGKSDLALGLAQALGAHVVNADALQLYRGMDIGTATLPVERRRGVPHHLLDVLDPRDEASVADYQRDARGVLADLAARGVRAVAVGGSGLYVRALLDHLDFPGTDAGVRARLEERVEAEGARALHAELARLDPVAAEGIGPRNARRVVRALEVIALTGRPYSASLPQHVYEVPAVQIGLDCARDALDERIGRRVDAMWADGLLDEAAALAEHGVGRTAARAVGYAQAFAQLRGELDEQEARASTAAGTRRLARKQMGWFGRDPRVHWLDARDPDLLDRALDLVARADAGTLGPATDDPAPRRTLGS; encoded by the coding sequence GTGAGCGTCGTCGTCGCCGTCGTCGGTCCGACCGCCACCGGGAAGTCCGACCTGGCCCTCGGCCTGGCGCAGGCGCTCGGCGCGCACGTCGTCAACGCCGACGCCCTCCAGCTGTACCGCGGCATGGACATCGGCACCGCGACCCTGCCGGTCGAGCGGCGCCGGGGCGTGCCCCACCACCTGCTGGACGTGCTCGACCCCCGCGACGAGGCGTCCGTCGCCGACTACCAGCGCGACGCGCGGGGCGTGCTCGCCGACCTCGCCGCCCGCGGGGTGCGGGCGGTGGCCGTCGGCGGGTCCGGGCTGTACGTGCGCGCGCTGCTGGACCACCTGGACTTCCCGGGCACCGACGCGGGCGTCCGTGCCCGGCTGGAGGAGCGCGTCGAGGCCGAGGGGGCGCGGGCGCTGCACGCGGAGCTGGCCCGGCTCGACCCGGTCGCGGCCGAGGGGATCGGCCCGCGCAACGCCCGCCGCGTCGTGCGCGCGCTCGAGGTGATCGCCCTGACCGGTCGGCCCTACTCGGCGAGCCTGCCGCAGCACGTCTACGAGGTGCCGGCCGTGCAGATCGGCCTCGACTGCGCGCGCGACGCCCTCGACGAGCGCATCGGGCGCCGGGTCGACGCGATGTGGGCCGACGGGCTCCTCGACGAGGCCGCGGCGCTCGCCGAGCACGGCGTGGGACGGACCGCGGCCCGGGCCGTGGGGTACGCCCAGGCGTTCGCCCAGCTGCGCGGCGAGCTCGACGAGCAGGAGGCGCGCGCCTCCACGGCCGCCGGCACGCGCCGCCTGGCGCGCAAGCAGATGGGCTGGTTCGGCCGCGACCCGCGCGTGCACTGGCTCGACGCGCGCGACCCGGACCTCCTGGACCGCGCGCTGGACCTCGTCGCCCGTGCCGACGCCGGCACGCTCGGCCCCGCCACCGACGACCCCGCGCCCCGCCGTACCCTGGGCTCATGA
- a CDS encoding YbjN domain-containing protein produces MGWFGEQARRWWPGRRAAVPPPPGGGADLDDDALHARVADLLARELGAAESSGSRPLPVTPARIAAWMAENEFSYFVDNDGDLGGLWRGRLFYFFLFGEDSEILQVRGQWHRELAIERLEEVLDLCNEWNADRIWPKAYTRVRDNGRVHVVSEVATDLEHGVTDDQLSQFLFCGLSTGSMLFDALDEQYPDPAGVAP; encoded by the coding sequence ATGGGCTGGTTCGGCGAGCAGGCGCGACGCTGGTGGCCGGGGCGGCGGGCGGCCGTGCCCCCTCCCCCGGGCGGCGGGGCGGACCTGGACGACGACGCGCTGCACGCCCGGGTCGCTGACCTGCTGGCACGTGAGCTCGGTGCGGCGGAGTCCTCGGGCAGCCGTCCGCTGCCGGTGACGCCCGCGCGCATCGCCGCGTGGATGGCGGAGAACGAGTTCTCCTACTTCGTCGACAACGACGGCGACCTGGGCGGGCTGTGGCGGGGCCGGCTGTTCTACTTCTTCCTCTTCGGTGAGGACTCGGAGATCCTGCAGGTGCGGGGCCAGTGGCACCGCGAGCTCGCGATCGAGCGGCTCGAGGAGGTCCTCGACCTGTGCAACGAGTGGAACGCGGACCGGATCTGGCCCAAGGCGTACACGCGGGTGCGTGACAACGGGCGGGTGCACGTCGTCTCGGAGGTCGCCACGGACCTGGAGCACGGCGTCACGGACGACCAGCTGAGCCAGTTCCTGTTCTGCGGCCTGTCGACGGGCAGCATGCTGTTCGACGCGCTCGACGAGCAGTACCCGGACCCGGCGGGGGTGGCGCCGTGA
- a CDS encoding YbjN domain-containing protein yields MSAPGWLLRVLGGLPKPAKDPHPDDEPPRPLTRDRVGEYLLARGYRFVVDEDGDLTGTWDGSRFWFLLLGDQHEILQVRGRWHRTVPLAQRAALALAVNDWNRERIWPKAYLREEEGTLALYSEVSADLEPGVTDVQLAQLLACGLGTGVQLFAALEQILPADGPPPPVPDN; encoded by the coding sequence GTGAGCGCGCCGGGGTGGCTGCTGCGCGTGCTGGGCGGGCTGCCGAAGCCCGCCAAGGACCCCCACCCGGACGACGAGCCGCCGCGACCGCTGACGCGCGACCGGGTCGGGGAGTACCTGCTGGCGCGCGGGTACCGGTTCGTGGTCGACGAGGACGGCGACCTGACCGGCACCTGGGACGGCAGCCGGTTCTGGTTCCTGCTGCTGGGCGACCAGCACGAGATCCTGCAGGTGCGCGGCCGGTGGCACCGGACGGTGCCGCTCGCCCAGCGCGCCGCGCTGGCGCTGGCCGTCAACGACTGGAACCGCGAGCGCATCTGGCCCAAGGCGTACCTGCGCGAGGAGGAGGGCACGCTCGCCCTCTACTCGGAGGTCTCGGCCGACCTCGAGCCCGGGGTGACCGACGTGCAGCTGGCCCAGCTCCTCGCGTGCGGGCTCGGCACGGGCGTGCAGCTGTTCGCCGCCCTGGAGCAGATCCTGCCCGCGGACGGGCCGCCGCCGCCGGTGCCGGACAACTGA
- a CDS encoding aspartate:alanine exchanger family transporter — protein sequence MSDVFVFLAEQPILLLFVLIGTGSLLGHVRVRGVGLGAAAVLFLAIGASAWAAGLGVDLEIPEELGTLGLTLFTFSVGIVSGATFFSSLRRSLGQILAMVGVLVTGAVVAVALGAALHLDPAVTAGAWAGAVTNTPALAAAREAAGDATGPTVGYAVTYLFGVVGMLVAVTAALRHRREDTDAPPALVNRTVRVEAGSSPRIQDLEERYGDRIKFSRVRRGETEPIRTADDGDLLLVDDLVTVVGPAADVDAVTRELGHTSSHHLEVDRWYLDMRRITVSDSRAAGHTIAELDLPHRFGATISRVRRGDVDVVATDDFLLQLGDRVRVIAPRDRMGEVSRWFGDSARGLSDITPIVLGLGMTLGILLGAVAFPVPGRVFSIGSAAGTLVVGLVLGRLGRVGPLVTAMPYTAAQAIAELGLLVFLAQAGSRAGAQIGAAFASGEWVRIVLLGLVVTTTVAAGLYLVMRRLFRTGGTRLAGIMAGAQTQPAVLAFANGRTGYDSRVALGYALVYPAAMITKILLGQVLGGL from the coding sequence ATGTCGGACGTGTTCGTCTTCCTGGCCGAGCAGCCCATCCTGCTGCTCTTCGTGCTCATCGGCACCGGGTCGCTCCTCGGGCACGTGCGCGTGCGCGGCGTGGGCCTCGGGGCCGCGGCCGTGCTGTTCCTCGCGATCGGCGCGTCCGCGTGGGCGGCCGGTCTGGGCGTCGACCTCGAGATCCCCGAGGAGCTCGGCACGCTCGGCCTGACCCTGTTCACGTTCAGCGTCGGCATCGTGTCCGGTGCGACGTTCTTCTCGTCCCTGCGCCGCAGCCTCGGGCAGATCCTCGCGATGGTGGGGGTCCTGGTCACCGGTGCCGTCGTCGCCGTCGCGCTGGGCGCCGCCCTGCACCTCGACCCCGCCGTCACCGCGGGCGCGTGGGCCGGTGCCGTGACCAACACCCCCGCGCTCGCGGCCGCCCGCGAGGCCGCCGGGGACGCCACCGGCCCGACCGTCGGGTACGCGGTCACCTACCTGTTCGGCGTGGTCGGCATGCTCGTCGCCGTCACGGCCGCGCTGCGCCACCGCCGCGAGGACACCGACGCCCCGCCCGCGCTGGTCAACCGCACCGTCCGTGTCGAGGCCGGCAGCAGCCCACGCATCCAGGACCTGGAGGAGCGGTACGGGGACCGCATCAAGTTCTCCCGGGTCCGCCGCGGCGAGACCGAGCCGATCCGCACCGCGGACGACGGCGACCTGCTGCTCGTCGACGACCTCGTCACCGTCGTCGGGCCCGCCGCCGACGTCGACGCCGTCACCCGCGAGCTCGGGCACACGTCCTCGCACCACCTCGAGGTCGACCGCTGGTACCTCGACATGCGGCGCATCACCGTCTCCGACTCCCGCGCCGCCGGGCACACCATCGCCGAGCTCGACCTGCCGCACCGGTTCGGCGCCACCATCTCGCGCGTGCGCCGTGGCGACGTCGACGTCGTCGCCACCGACGACTTCCTGCTCCAGCTCGGCGACCGGGTCCGCGTCATCGCCCCGCGCGACCGCATGGGCGAGGTCTCCCGGTGGTTCGGGGACTCCGCGCGCGGGCTGTCCGACATCACGCCGATCGTCCTCGGCCTGGGCATGACCCTCGGGATCCTGCTCGGCGCCGTCGCGTTCCCCGTGCCCGGGCGCGTCTTCTCCATCGGGTCCGCCGCCGGGACGCTCGTCGTCGGCCTCGTGCTCGGCCGGCTCGGCCGCGTCGGCCCCCTCGTCACAGCCATGCCCTACACGGCCGCGCAGGCGATCGCCGAGCTCGGGCTGCTCGTGTTCCTCGCCCAGGCGGGCTCGCGCGCCGGCGCGCAGATCGGCGCCGCGTTCGCCTCGGGGGAGTGGGTGCGGATCGTCCTGCTCGGGCTCGTCGTCACCACGACGGTCGCCGCCGGCCTCTACCTGGTGATGCGGCGCCTGTTCCGCACCGGCGGCACCCGGCTGGCCGGCATCATGGCCGGCGCCCAGACCCAGCCCGCGGTGCTGGCGTTCGCCAACGGGCGCACCGGGTACGACTCCCGTGTCGCGCTGGGCTACGCGCTGGTGTACCCGGCGGCGATGATCACCAAGATCCTGCTGGGGCAGGTGCTCGGCGGCCTGTGA
- the miaB gene encoding tRNA (N6-isopentenyl adenosine(37)-C2)-methylthiotransferase MiaB → MSTTLPAPAPAPAVAHAPAARARTYLVKTLGCQMNVHDSEHMAGLLEEAGYVPAPADDAAAEDVDVLVINTCAVRENAADRLYGNLGRLAGTKRARTGGMQIAVGGCLAQKDRAGIVERAPWVDVVFGTHNIDVLPSLLERARHNAQAEVEIAESLQVFPSTLPTRRESVYAGWVSISVGCNNTCTFCIVPHLRGKERDRRPGDVLAEVEALVAQGAIEVTLLGQNVNSYGVGFGDRHAFAKLLRSVGAVPGLERVRFTSPHPAAFTDDVIEAMAATPTVMPQLHMPLQSGSDRVLRAMRRSYRAERFLAILDRVRAAVPDAAITTDLIVGFPGETEEDFADTLRVVEASRFASAFTFQYSPRPGTPAADLPDQLPKAVVQERYERLQALQERISAEENAAQVGRRVDVLVAQGEGRKDADTARISGRAADNRLVHLALPPGLDAAQAPRPGDLVTVEVTRSAPHHLVADSALTPGGTFAVRRTRAGDAWQARTAGSEEHAHAGASSCGTGAPAPAGPVVLGLPGLGAPTR, encoded by the coding sequence ATGTCCACGACCCTGCCCGCCCCCGCCCCCGCCCCCGCCGTCGCGCACGCCCCGGCGGCGCGTGCGCGCACGTACCTGGTCAAGACCCTCGGCTGCCAGATGAACGTGCACGACTCCGAGCACATGGCCGGGCTGCTCGAGGAGGCCGGCTACGTGCCGGCGCCCGCGGACGACGCCGCCGCGGAGGACGTCGACGTCCTCGTCATCAACACGTGCGCGGTCCGCGAGAACGCCGCCGACCGGCTCTACGGCAACCTCGGGCGGCTGGCGGGCACCAAGCGTGCCCGCACCGGCGGCATGCAGATCGCCGTGGGCGGCTGCCTCGCGCAGAAGGACCGCGCCGGCATCGTCGAGCGCGCCCCGTGGGTGGACGTGGTGTTCGGCACGCACAACATCGACGTTCTGCCCTCGCTGCTCGAGCGCGCCCGCCACAACGCGCAGGCGGAGGTCGAGATCGCCGAGTCGCTGCAGGTGTTCCCCTCGACGCTGCCCACGCGGCGGGAGTCCGTCTACGCCGGCTGGGTGTCCATCAGCGTGGGCTGCAACAACACCTGCACCTTCTGCATCGTCCCGCACCTGCGCGGCAAGGAGCGGGACCGTCGTCCGGGCGACGTCCTGGCCGAGGTCGAGGCGCTCGTCGCCCAGGGGGCGATCGAGGTCACCCTGCTGGGGCAGAACGTCAACTCCTACGGCGTCGGGTTCGGCGACCGGCACGCGTTCGCCAAGCTGCTGCGGTCGGTCGGCGCGGTTCCCGGGCTCGAGCGCGTCCGCTTCACGTCCCCGCACCCGGCGGCCTTCACCGACGACGTGATCGAGGCGATGGCGGCCACGCCGACGGTCATGCCGCAGCTGCACATGCCCCTGCAGTCCGGCTCGGACCGGGTCCTGCGCGCCATGCGCCGCTCGTACCGGGCCGAGCGCTTCCTGGCCATCCTCGACCGCGTGCGCGCCGCGGTACCGGACGCGGCGATCACGACCGACCTCATCGTGGGGTTCCCCGGCGAGACCGAGGAGGACTTCGCCGACACCCTGCGCGTGGTCGAGGCGTCCCGGTTCGCCTCGGCGTTCACCTTCCAGTACTCCCCGCGGCCCGGCACGCCCGCCGCGGACCTTCCCGACCAGCTGCCCAAGGCCGTCGTCCAGGAGCGGTACGAGCGCCTCCAGGCCCTGCAGGAGCGGATCTCCGCCGAGGAGAACGCCGCGCAGGTGGGCCGCCGCGTCGACGTGCTCGTCGCCCAGGGCGAGGGGCGCAAGGACGCCGACACCGCGCGCATCTCGGGCCGCGCGGCCGACAACCGCCTCGTGCACCTCGCGCTGCCGCCCGGCCTCGACGCGGCGCAGGCGCCCCGTCCCGGCGACCTCGTCACGGTCGAGGTCACCCGCAGCGCGCCCCACCACCTCGTCGCCGACTCCGCCCTCACGCCCGGCGGCACGTTCGCGGTGCGGCGCACCCGCGCCGGCGACGCCTGGCAGGCGCGCACCGCGGGGAGCGAGGAGCACGCCCACGCGGGGGCGTCGTCGTGCGGGACGGGCGCCCCCGCGCCGGCCGGGCCCGTGGTGCTGGGCCTGCCGGGGCTCGGCGCGCCGACCCGCTGA
- a CDS encoding amino acid ABC transporter ATP-binding protein — translation MIVLSGVNKHFGPLHVLQDIDLTIHRGEVVVVIGPSGSGKSTLCRTINRLETIDSGTITIDGQPLPEEGRALARLRADVGMVFQSFNLFAHKTVLENVTLGQVKAKGVRPAQAKATAMELLERVGVANQADKRPAQLSGGQQQRVAIARALAMKPKAMLFDEPTSALDPEMINEVLDVMVSLAREGMTMVVVTHEMGFARRAAHRVVFMDAGQVVEQAEPEEFFTAARSERARDFLSKILTH, via the coding sequence CTGATCGTCCTGTCCGGGGTCAACAAGCACTTCGGCCCCCTGCACGTCCTGCAGGACATCGACCTGACGATCCACCGCGGCGAGGTCGTCGTGGTCATCGGACCGTCCGGGAGCGGCAAGTCCACGCTGTGCCGCACGATCAACCGCCTGGAGACCATCGACTCCGGCACCATCACGATCGACGGCCAGCCGCTGCCCGAGGAGGGCCGCGCGCTGGCCCGGCTGCGCGCCGACGTCGGCATGGTGTTCCAGTCCTTCAACCTCTTCGCGCACAAGACCGTCCTGGAGAATGTCACGCTCGGGCAGGTCAAGGCCAAGGGCGTGCGCCCCGCGCAGGCGAAGGCCACCGCGATGGAGCTGCTCGAGCGGGTCGGCGTCGCCAACCAGGCCGACAAGCGGCCCGCCCAGCTCTCGGGCGGCCAGCAGCAGCGCGTCGCCATCGCCCGCGCCCTGGCCATGAAGCCCAAGGCCATGCTCTTCGACGAGCCGACGTCGGCCCTCGACCCCGAGATGATCAACGAGGTCCTCGACGTCATGGTCAGCCTCGCCCGCGAGGGCATGACGATGGTCGTCGTCACGCACGAGATGGGGTTCGCCCGTCGCGCCGCGCACCGCGTGGTCTTCATGGACGCCGGGCAGGTCGTCGAGCAGGCCGAGCCCGAGGAGTTCTTCACCGCCGCGCGCAGCGAGCGCGCCCGCGACTTCCTGTCCAAGATCCTCACCCACTGA